One window from the genome of Candidatus Hydrogenedentota bacterium encodes:
- a CDS encoding bifunctional (p)ppGpp synthetase/guanosine-3',5'-bis(diphosphate) 3'-pyrophosphohydrolase gives RRFARVRKLLKKRYRGEEDEALVRRAFERAAAAHHGQTRISNEPYVIHSLEVAITLADIGLDPVTVSAGLLHDVLEDTKVTREELLAEFGAEIVSLVDAVTKISTISRAEKHVPLEIEQAQNIRKMLVATAQDIRVILIKLADRLHNMRTIDHLEKPRRIANAHETLSIYAPIADRLGISAWKWELEDLAFRQLHPEKYREIEALVALKRRDREARLAKVLALLNERLHNEEIPARVSGRPKHFYSIYQKMERQGKTFDEVMDIEGVRIVTEDRDGCYKAMGVVHDMWPPVMGRFKDYIAVPKYNMYRAIHTTVMRENGTPLEVQIRSEEMDKTAREGIAAHWIYKEGERARDKELDRQLTWLRRMFGWLKDDAAPEEVLDTVTREFSPSYIYAFTPKGEVRELPRGATPLDYAYNIHSEIGHHCIGARVNSRIVPLTYNLRTGEVVEILTSKNKNPSRDWLEIVVTGKARARIRQRLREIGEMEPAEPPRAEKETEKPGPAHVRRVSPPAPARAVPQVDAATRRKMIRIDGARNMLVQFAKCCNPMPGESLAAYIVLKGLGITVHRADCRVFLKSPRDPDRVLAASWAGEGAIERAARVIVTQRLNVLADVMDALRPLNVDIVKAGFASYKNGKYRLDFAYQAPDEDTARLVLRTLESVPGVVEAKRLRLDNVESGPIAPKE, from the coding sequence AAGGCGGTTTGCGCGGGTACGGAAGCTGCTGAAGAAACGGTACCGGGGCGAAGAGGATGAGGCGCTGGTGCGGCGCGCGTTTGAAAGGGCTGCGGCGGCCCATCACGGTCAGACGCGTATCAGCAATGAGCCCTATGTCATTCACAGCCTGGAAGTGGCGATTACGCTGGCGGACATCGGGCTGGACCCGGTGACGGTTTCGGCGGGGCTGCTCCACGACGTTCTGGAAGACACCAAGGTCACGCGCGAGGAGCTGCTGGCGGAGTTTGGCGCCGAGATCGTCTCGCTGGTCGATGCGGTGACGAAGATCAGCACGATCAGCCGGGCAGAGAAGCATGTGCCTCTCGAGATCGAGCAGGCGCAGAATATACGCAAGATGCTGGTCGCCACGGCGCAGGACATCCGCGTGATCCTGATCAAGCTGGCAGACCGCCTGCACAACATGCGCACCATCGACCACCTCGAGAAACCGCGCCGGATCGCGAATGCGCATGAAACGCTCAGCATTTACGCGCCGATCGCCGATCGCCTCGGAATCTCCGCGTGGAAATGGGAACTCGAGGACCTCGCGTTCCGGCAGTTGCACCCGGAAAAATATCGCGAGATCGAAGCGCTCGTGGCATTGAAGCGGCGCGACCGGGAGGCGCGCCTCGCGAAGGTGTTGGCGCTCTTGAACGAGCGTCTGCATAACGAAGAGATTCCGGCGCGGGTCTCGGGCCGCCCCAAGCATTTCTACAGCATCTACCAGAAGATGGAGCGGCAGGGAAAGACGTTCGACGAGGTCATGGACATCGAGGGCGTGCGCATCGTGACGGAGGACCGGGACGGCTGTTACAAGGCCATGGGCGTCGTGCACGACATGTGGCCGCCGGTGATGGGCCGGTTCAAGGACTATATCGCGGTGCCCAAATACAACATGTACCGGGCCATCCATACCACCGTCATGCGCGAGAACGGGACGCCGCTCGAGGTCCAGATTCGCTCGGAAGAAATGGACAAGACGGCGCGCGAAGGCATTGCAGCGCATTGGATCTACAAGGAAGGCGAGCGGGCGCGCGACAAGGAGCTCGACCGGCAGTTGACGTGGCTGCGCAGGATGTTCGGCTGGCTCAAGGACGATGCCGCGCCGGAAGAGGTCCTGGATACCGTCACGCGCGAGTTCTCCCCGTCTTACATCTACGCGTTCACGCCGAAAGGCGAAGTGCGCGAATTGCCGCGCGGCGCCACGCCGCTCGATTATGCGTACAACATCCACTCGGAGATCGGGCATCATTGTATCGGCGCGCGCGTCAACAGCCGGATCGTGCCGCTGACCTACAACCTGCGCACGGGCGAAGTAGTCGAGATCCTCACTTCGAAGAACAAGAACCCGTCGCGTGATTGGCTTGAAATCGTGGTCACGGGCAAGGCGCGCGCGCGCATCCGGCAGCGCCTGCGCGAGATCGGCGAGATGGAGCCGGCCGAGCCGCCGCGCGCGGAAAAGGAAACGGAGAAACCCGGCCCCGCCCACGTGCGCCGCGTCAGCCCGCCCGCGCCCGCCCGCGCCGTGCCGCAGGTTGACGCGGCCACGCGGCGCAAGATGATCCGGATCGACGGCGCGCGCAACATGCTGGTCCAGTTCGCGAAATGCTGCAATCCCATGCCTGGCGAGTCGCTCGCCGCCTATATTGTCCTGAAAGGGCTTGGGATTACGGTGCACCGCGCGGACTGCCGCGTGTTCCTGAAATCGCCGCGCGACCCGGACCGTGTCCTGGCCGCTTCGTGGGCCGGGGAAGGCGCGATTGAGCGCGCCGCGCGCGTGATCGTGACGCAACGCTTGAACGTGCTCGCCGACGTGATGGACGCGCTGCGTCCGCTGAACGTGGACATCGTCAAGGCGGGGTTCGCCTCGTACAAGAACGGAAAATACCGGCTCGATTTCGCCTACCAGGCCCCGGACGAGGATACGGCCAGGCTGGTCCTGCGCACGCTGGAATCGGTGCCGGGCGTCGTCGAGGCGAAGCGATTACGCCTGGACAACGTGGAGTCCGGGCCGATTGCGCCGAAGGAGTGA